A genomic region of Fusarium falciforme chromosome 4, complete sequence contains the following coding sequences:
- a CDS encoding CoA-binding domain-containing protein, whose product MFQRPHLPTSALRHLTKLSRSFSTSLPRQGPYDETINNLELNDKSRVIFQGFTGRAATINAKDTIEYGTDVVGGVSPGKGGQTHLDLPVFNTVQEAMAEVKPHVSAVFVPAQFAAKAIIESIEAEVPLVVSVAEHVPVHDMLRVHEILRTQSKTRLVGPNCPGIIAPEQCRVGIMPYKQYTRGCVGIVSKSGTLSYEAVGSTSRAGLGQSIVVGMGGDMLPGTTLADGLKLFFEHDETRGIIVIGEIGGEAELEAAELIKEYRKTANPKPIVAMVAGRTAPEGKTMGHAGAVFSAGDITAGAKAKALEDAGAIVVPHPGVMGEKMRELLGGNVAIKPQVLLEKSQHYTAKDVEEGEGIAARILGHRTGLHPLDDSIPAVSRLYVEEAVQFDKKWHLAMTIDRENYCPVIRLKELKSPQGTSSHKEQEGPQHSFISSLTNGISDNLIADISKTLGLPETKTAALGKTLRGMFRIFSAKEAINLETHLLNTADGRLVCSDSGFFFDDAAQKRQPDLFALRDSAQEIREEVEAEKYGLVYVRMDGNIGNVVNGAGLAMATNDAISLYGGTSANFLDAGGQATKETMLQAFGIIMRDERVKAILVNIYGGITRCDMIADTIIAAASELGPLRVPMVVRLQGTNSEAGLKLLSETDLGIHVEADFGEAARKAVELANQNF is encoded by the exons ATGTTTCAACGCCCTCACCTCCCAACCTCGGCATTGAGGCACTTGACGAAGCTATCTAGGAGCTTCTCGACGTCGCTGCCACGACAAGGACCTTACGATGAGACAATTAACAACCTTGAGCTGAATGATAAGAGTCGGGTGATCTTTCAGG GGTTCACTGGCAGAGCG GCAACCATAAATGCAAAGGACACCATAGAATACGGTACTGACGTGGTCGGTGGTGTCTCCCCGGGCAAGGGAGGCCAGACACATCTCGACCTTCCAGTCTTTAATACTGTTCAAGAG GCTATGGCCGAGGTTAAGCCACATGTGAGCGCCGTATTTGTCCCTGCCCAGTTCGCCGCCAAGGCCATAATCGAATCCATAGAGGCCGAGGTACCCCTCGTTGTCTCGGTTGCGGAACATGTTCCAGTACACGATATGCTTCGCGTTCATGAGATTCTGAGAACACAGTCCAAGACTCGTCTGGTTGGACCAAACTGTCCGGGAATCATTGCACCGGAGCAGTGCCGGGTTGGCATTATGCCGTACAAGCAGTACACTCGCGGTTGTGTGGGTATTGTGTCCAAGTCGGGCACACTTAGTTATGAAGCGGTTGGGTCAACCTCAAGAGCAGGCCTCGGCCagagcatcgtcgtcggaaTGGGAGGAGACATGCTGCCAG GTACAACTCTAGCTGATGGATTAAAGCTCTTCTTCGAACATGACGAAACAAGAGGCATCATTGTAATTGGCGAGATTGGTGGCGAAGCTGAGCTTGAAGCTGCCGAGCTCATCAAAGAATACCGCAAGACGGCAAACCCAAAGCCGATTGTGGCCATGGTAGCTGGAAGAACGGCGCCCGAGGGCAAGACAATGGGTCACGCTGGGGCGGTCTTCTCGGCTGGAGATATCACGGCTGGGGCCAAGGCGAAGGCCCTTGAGGATGCTGGAGCTATTGTGGTCCCTCATCCAGGCGTTATGGGCGAGAAGATGAGAGAGCTTCTCG GAGGGAACGTGGCTATTAAACCACAGGTTCTCTTGGAAAAGAGTCAACACTACACTGCCAAAGACGTGGAAGAGGGCGAAGGCATAGCGGCCAGAATCCTTGGTCATCGAACAGGACTACACCCACTTGACGACAGCATCCCGGCTGTAAGCCGACTTTATGTCGAGGAAGCAGTCCAGTTCGACAAGAAGTGGCACCTCGCCATGACTATTGACCGCGAGAACTACTGCCCCGTTATTAGACTAAAGGAACTGAAATCCCCCCAGGGAACTTCAAGTCACAAAGAACAAGAGGGCCCGCAACACTCTTTTATCTCGAGTCTAACGAATGGTATTTCTGACAATCTCATTGCCGACATATCCAAGACACTGGGGCTACCAGAAACGAAGACCGCGGCACTAGGAAAAACGCTGAGAGGGATGTTTCGAATATTTTCTGcaaaagaggccatcaacctTGAGACCCATCTCCTGAACACCGCTGATGGCCGGCTTGTTTGCTCAGACTCTGGATTTTTCTTCGACGATGCGGCTCAAAAGCGACAGCCTGATTTGTTTGCATTGAGAGACTCTGCTCAAGAGATCCGGGAAGAAGTGGAAGCTGAGAAATACGGCTTGGTCTATGTCAGGATGGACGGCAACATTGGAAACGTGGTCAATGGGGCTGGCTTGGCCATGGCCACAAATGATGCCATCAGTCTGTATGGTGGCACCAGCGCCAACTTCCTAGACGCTGGGGGGCAAGCTACAAAGGAGACCATGCTACAGGCCTTTGGGATCATTATGAGGGATGAACGGGTCAAGGCAATCTTGGTCAATATATATGGCG GTATTACGAGATGCGATATGATCGCCGATACCATCATCGCAGCGGCGAGTGAGCTTGGTCCTCTGCGTGTGCCAATGGTGGTGCGACTACAAGGAACCAATTCTGAAGCCGGCTTGAAACTT CTTTCTGAAACTGATCTTGGTATCCACGTCGAGGCGGACTTTGGCGAGGCGGCTAGAAAGGCGGTAGAACTCGCGAACCAGAACTTTTAG